From one Paenibacillus terrae HPL-003 genomic stretch:
- a CDS encoding cysteine hydrolase family protein: MKALIVIDYTNDFVDGSLPVGQPAIELDERMAAITQAYVDQGDFVVMAVDLHEENDVYHPESKLFPPHNIRGTGGRDLYGKLHNLYAIQSDSIYWMDKTRYSAFAGTDLEFKLRERGITEVHLIGVCTDICVLHTAVDAYNKGFAITIYKDAVASFNQAGHDWALGHFQGSLGAAVWSAEDTILLRKK, from the coding sequence ATGAAGGCATTGATTGTTATTGATTATACGAATGATTTTGTGGACGGCAGTCTGCCTGTTGGACAACCGGCAATAGAGCTGGATGAACGGATGGCAGCCATTACGCAGGCGTATGTGGATCAAGGGGACTTTGTCGTTATGGCAGTGGACCTGCATGAGGAAAATGATGTTTATCACCCGGAAAGCAAGCTGTTTCCTCCACATAATATTCGTGGAACTGGCGGACGAGATTTGTATGGCAAGCTCCATAACCTCTATGCTATACAGAGTGATTCCATCTATTGGATGGATAAAACACGATATAGCGCCTTCGCTGGCACGGATCTGGAATTCAAGTTGCGTGAACGTGGTATTACGGAAGTTCATTTGATCGGTGTATGCACGGATATATGTGTACTGCATACGGCTGTAGACGCTTATAACAAAGGATTTGCGATTACGATATACAAGGACGCTGTGGCGAGCTTTAATCAGGCCGGACATGATTGGGCTTTGGGTCATTTTCAGGGTAGTCTCGGAGCCGCCGTATGGTCGGCCGAGGATACAATTTTACTCCGGAAGAAGTAA
- a CDS encoding RicAFT regulatory complex protein RicA family protein: MTEERLQQSEHQPAARQHDHLVNREMILAKAQELAGILGNSEEVQVFRKAEDKIRDHQRIQHLIAAMKKKQKEIVAFESLKNQTMIAKIEAELKELQEELDGIPIVTEFQQSQVEINELLQMVIMAIRDTVAEKVDVEEGKSTSSSNCSD; the protein is encoded by the coding sequence GTGACAGAGGAGCGGTTGCAACAGTCAGAGCATCAACCGGCGGCGCGCCAGCATGATCATTTGGTCAATCGCGAAATGATATTGGCGAAAGCCCAAGAGTTGGCGGGTATTTTGGGCAACAGTGAGGAAGTGCAGGTATTTCGGAAAGCAGAAGATAAAATCCGCGATCATCAGCGCATCCAGCATCTGATTGCAGCGATGAAGAAAAAGCAAAAGGAAATTGTGGCCTTCGAATCCTTGAAGAATCAAACCATGATTGCCAAAATAGAGGCCGAGCTTAAGGAGCTTCAGGAAGAACTTGACGGCATTCCGATTGTAACGGAGTTTCAGCAAAGTCAGGTGGAAATTAACGAGCTGCTGCAAATGGTTATCATGGCGATTCGTGATACGGTTGCCGAAAAGGTGGATGTAGAAGAGGGAAAAAGTACTTCTTCTTCCAATTGCAGTGACTAG
- a CDS encoding NUDIX domain-containing protein, with the protein MDNERINEETQKASYNIKKYRTPDGAPADIVMFTLTKRERKTVTKTLPIRELKVMLIKRRSWPFAGRWALPGGFCQEDESIYGAAKRELLEETGVDGGHLEYLGVYSGPGRDPRGWIISHAFFALVEEWMLEQRQAADDASEVGLFTIREALEELELAFDHRDIIVDAYRKIQLQMLQTTIAKQFLPPHFTLGELYQVIQSVVPDFEEPNFIRKITSTRSRQGILEEVRDENGKQLSSNQYSQRPAQLYRFSDRVPRLSIYT; encoded by the coding sequence ATGGATAACGAACGTATAAACGAAGAGACGCAGAAGGCGTCGTATAACATTAAGAAATATCGGACCCCGGATGGTGCTCCGGCAGATATCGTCATGTTCACCTTGACCAAGCGGGAGCGCAAGACGGTGACAAAGACGTTGCCGATCCGTGAGCTGAAGGTAATGCTTATTAAGCGCCGCAGTTGGCCATTTGCAGGACGTTGGGCGTTACCCGGGGGCTTTTGTCAGGAAGATGAGTCCATCTACGGAGCCGCCAAGCGCGAGTTGTTAGAGGAAACCGGCGTGGATGGCGGGCATCTGGAGTATTTAGGGGTGTATAGTGGACCTGGGCGTGATCCGCGTGGATGGATCATATCGCATGCGTTTTTTGCACTGGTAGAGGAATGGATGCTGGAGCAGCGGCAAGCGGCGGATGATGCTTCAGAAGTCGGGCTGTTCACGATCCGTGAAGCGCTGGAGGAATTGGAGCTGGCGTTTGACCACCGGGACATTATTGTGGATGCTTATCGGAAGATCCAGTTGCAAATGCTCCAGACGACGATAGCCAAGCAGTTTTTGCCACCGCATTTTACATTGGGCGAGCTGTATCAGGTTATTCAAAGTGTCGTACCGGATTTCGAAGAGCCGAACTTTATTCGCAAAATAACATCGACTCGCAGCAGACAGGGAATATTGGAAGAGGTAAGGGACGAGAACGGCAAACAGCTCAGCTCCAACCAGTATTCACAGAGACCGGCACAGCTTTATCGTTTTAGTGACAGGGTGCCGCGGTTGTCTATCTACACCTAA
- a CDS encoding PaaI family thioesterase, whose product MDISRSLVEGEVNTFWEYLGCELIEADANEVHIALQAGPQHTNVVGIVHGGVLTSLMDQAMGMVSMVSRNMELCVTTNLNVHFLTAMKQGRLEVKARILHQGGRTITAEAEVKDSEGTLGCMATATFRVLHKQPAHLGHA is encoded by the coding sequence ATGGATATCTCGCGTAGTTTGGTAGAGGGTGAAGTAAACACATTTTGGGAGTATTTGGGCTGTGAATTGATCGAAGCTGATGCAAATGAGGTACATATCGCTTTACAGGCTGGGCCACAGCATACTAACGTAGTAGGTATTGTTCATGGGGGCGTACTCACTTCATTGATGGATCAGGCAATGGGGATGGTTAGTATGGTTTCACGCAATATGGAATTATGTGTGACGACGAATCTGAACGTTCATTTTCTGACAGCGATGAAACAAGGGCGATTGGAGGTTAAGGCACGAATTCTCCATCAAGGGGGACGTACGATAACGGCTGAGGCGGAAGTAAAGGATAGTGAAGGAACACTCGGCTGTATGGCTACAGCGACATTCAGGGTATTGCATAAACAACCAGCTCATTTGGGTCATGCCTGA